A portion of the Deinococcus peraridilitoris DSM 19664 genome contains these proteins:
- the rny gene encoding ribonuclease Y, which translates to MTSMMYAIIGLLIGVAIGGYIAYVRAISRRAQLDDSLKQQAQAEAQVVRESAQQDAGRLRAEAERVRQDATRLYQEAELREKQSLKERDAVLTETARERESLRAERAETKRDREELKREIERLNRRAEQLDARGLKLDALEERLERDHRRIEEELASVAERARAADMRLFEVASLSPEQARELILGKLDAELEEEKALRVRAAIDRANVEGKRRAQAIIAQAIQRSASETSAAMSVSVVPIPSDAMKGRIIGREGRNIRAFEALTGVDLIIDDTPEAVILSSFNPIRREVAKHVLEGLVADGRIHPTRIEEMVHKAQDDMKAFIHSQGEDAAIEAGVVGLKPGLLQLLGRMYFRTSYGQNVLKHSVQVAHLTGILGAELGLDVSMARRAGLLHDVGKSIDREIEGTHVDIGVSLARRFGEGPEVTDAIAHHHDPENGETLYSVLVAAADAISAARPGARREELESYIKRLEQLEVIATSFPGVSQAYAIQAGREVRVIVQPEKVTDAQATLLAREIAGRIEQDMEYPGQVQVTVVREQRAVEYAK; encoded by the coding sequence ATGACCAGCATGATGTACGCGATCATCGGGCTCCTGATCGGTGTGGCGATTGGAGGCTATATCGCTTATGTGCGCGCCATCAGCCGGCGCGCACAACTGGACGACTCGCTGAAACAGCAAGCCCAGGCCGAAGCCCAGGTTGTGCGCGAAAGCGCGCAGCAGGACGCCGGCCGCTTGCGCGCCGAAGCCGAACGTGTCCGCCAAGATGCCACACGACTGTATCAGGAAGCCGAACTACGCGAAAAACAGTCGCTCAAGGAACGCGACGCCGTACTGACCGAAACTGCCCGGGAGCGCGAAAGCCTGCGCGCAGAGCGCGCAGAGACCAAGCGCGACCGCGAGGAGCTCAAACGTGAAATCGAGCGCCTGAACCGCCGCGCCGAGCAGCTCGACGCACGCGGTCTCAAGCTCGACGCCCTCGAGGAAAGGCTGGAGCGCGACCACCGCCGCATCGAAGAGGAGCTTGCCAGCGTCGCCGAAAGGGCACGCGCCGCTGACATGCGCCTGTTCGAGGTGGCCAGCCTTTCACCCGAGCAGGCCCGTGAACTCATTCTCGGGAAGCTCGACGCCGAGCTCGAAGAGGAAAAAGCCCTGCGGGTGCGGGCCGCAATCGACCGCGCCAACGTCGAAGGCAAGCGGCGCGCGCAGGCCATCATCGCGCAGGCCATTCAACGCAGCGCCTCGGAGACGAGCGCGGCCATGAGCGTGTCGGTGGTGCCGATTCCCTCCGACGCCATGAAAGGCCGCATCATCGGCCGTGAGGGGCGCAACATCCGCGCCTTCGAGGCCCTCACCGGCGTCGACCTGATCATCGACGACACCCCGGAAGCGGTGATTCTCTCGAGCTTCAATCCCATTCGCCGCGAGGTCGCCAAGCACGTGCTCGAAGGTCTGGTCGCCGACGGACGCATCCACCCGACGCGCATCGAGGAGATGGTCCACAAGGCCCAGGACGACATGAAGGCCTTTATTCACAGCCAGGGTGAGGACGCGGCCATCGAGGCGGGCGTGGTGGGCCTCAAGCCGGGCCTGCTGCAGTTGCTGGGCCGCATGTACTTTCGCACCAGCTACGGGCAGAACGTGCTGAAGCACAGCGTGCAGGTTGCGCACCTGACGGGCATCCTGGGCGCCGAACTCGGTCTCGACGTCAGCATGGCGCGCCGTGCGGGTCTGCTGCACGACGTGGGCAAGAGCATTGACCGCGAAATCGAGGGAACGCACGTGGACATCGGCGTGAGCCTGGCACGGCGTTTCGGTGAGGGCCCCGAGGTCACCGACGCCATCGCCCATCACCACGACCCGGAAAACGGCGAGACGCTGTACAGTGTGCTGGTCGCGGCTGCCGACGCCATCAGCGCGGCGCGCCCCGGCGCACGCCGCGAGGAACTCGAGTCGTACATCAAGCGCCTGGAGCAGCTGGAGGTCATCGCCACGAGCTTCCCGGGCGTGTCGCAGGCCTACGCCATTCAGGCCGGGCGCGAGGTGCGCGTGATCGTGCAACCCGAGAAGGTCACGGACGCGCAGGCCACCCTGCTCGCGCGTGAAATTGCCGGACGCATCGAGCAGGACATGGAATATCCGGGCCAGGTGCAGGTGACCGTGGTGCGCGAGCAACGCGCAGTGGAGTACGCCAAGTAA
- a CDS encoding S41 family peptidase — MNRQLIALAAALSVSLAGAASPAQTLFDSVSQLLQNRYGGLSTVNRTELTQQFQQKLNEACAKEGEACAYNTAYPVIEEQIRALGDHHTFFNRPEAFQEFKARSTGGSRLQYGIKLRDLSGGDQVVTEVVPGSAAFGVGLKRGDRLVGIDGQKYSYDLLRESRTKGAPIRLDVRRGDEALSVSVAASVSTTRDLPRAEYLGDVAVIRIPTFIAGGGVAQGVHDLVNEAKRRGVRGIVVDLRDNGGGDLRECDMSISAFVPSFTRVAKTARGDSATTVAGGTYREGFGSYQAVRDPAFWEGPMAVLVSKSSASCSEFFAREVQYARRGQVVGEATAGVGNTATQVFELPGEAAIQLTTVHYVKPDGTPYGERITPDVAGADDFELLARGQDVLLQKGLEILKASVAGTPVN, encoded by the coding sequence ATGAATCGCCAGCTCATTGCGCTTGCCGCGGCCCTTTCGGTGTCTCTCGCGGGAGCTGCCTCTCCGGCCCAGACACTCTTCGACTCTGTTTCACAACTTCTCCAGAACCGCTACGGCGGTCTGAGTACTGTCAACCGCACCGAACTGACCCAGCAATTTCAGCAGAAGCTCAACGAGGCCTGCGCCAAGGAAGGCGAGGCCTGCGCCTACAACACCGCCTACCCGGTCATCGAGGAGCAGATTCGCGCGCTGGGAGACCATCACACTTTTTTCAACCGTCCTGAAGCTTTTCAGGAATTCAAGGCCCGCTCCACGGGCGGCTCGCGTCTGCAGTACGGCATCAAGCTGCGCGACCTGAGCGGAGGTGACCAGGTCGTGACCGAGGTCGTGCCGGGCAGCGCTGCCTTTGGCGTGGGCCTCAAGCGTGGCGACCGTCTGGTGGGCATCGACGGCCAGAAGTACTCTTACGACCTCCTGCGCGAAAGCCGCACCAAGGGCGCGCCCATCCGGCTCGACGTTCGCCGGGGCGACGAGGCGCTGTCGGTGTCGGTCGCGGCCTCGGTCAGCACCACGCGTGACCTGCCACGCGCCGAATACCTGGGTGACGTGGCGGTCATCCGCATTCCGACCTTTATCGCCGGGGGCGGCGTAGCGCAAGGTGTACACGACCTGGTGAACGAGGCCAAACGGCGTGGTGTGCGCGGCATCGTGGTTGATTTGCGCGACAACGGCGGCGGTGATCTGCGCGAGTGTGACATGAGCATCTCGGCTTTTGTGCCGTCCTTTACCCGGGTTGCCAAGACTGCGCGAGGTGACAGCGCCACCACCGTCGCAGGCGGCACCTACCGCGAAGGCTTCGGTTCGTATCAGGCGGTGCGCGACCCGGCCTTCTGGGAGGGCCCGATGGCAGTGCTAGTCAGTAAGAGTTCGGCGTCGTGCAGCGAGTTCTTCGCGCGCGAGGTGCAGTACGCGCGGCGCGGTCAGGTCGTCGGTGAAGCGACGGCGGGCGTGGGCAACACCGCTACCCAGGTGTTCGAGCTGCCCGGCGAAGCGGCCATTCAGTTGACGACCGTGCACTACGTGAAGCCCGACGGCACACCTTATGGTGAGCGCATCACCCCGGATGTGGCCGGCGCCGATGACTTCGAGCTGCTGGCGCGCGGTCAGGACGTGCTGCTGCAAAAGGGCCTCGAAATCCTCAAGGCGAGCGTCGCCGGTACGCCGGTCAACTGA